CCTATTCCAGCTACCAGACGCACCAGGCGGTGATCGAGCCGTTGATGCGTTTCGGTTCCGACGGGCAGTCGATCGAGCCGGGGCTGGCCGAGAGCTGGGATTACGACCCGGACGGGCTGACGATCACTTTCACGCTGCATGAGGGAACACGCTTCAGCAACGGCGACCCCGTCACCGCAGAGGATGTCGCCTTTTCGCTCGACATCTGGAATGCCGGACCGAACTTCGGCGGATCCTGGGATGCCATCGCCGGAGTAACGGGTGAGGGACGAGAGATCGTTATGGAACTCGCCTACCCGGACAATACGGTCATGGCGGTACTCGCCTCCTCGATCTCGGGCATCATGCCCAAGGATTTCGGCGGACTGACCGAAGATGACTACTACAACAATCCGATCGGCGCAGGTGCCTTTGTCGTGGATGAGTGGTCGATCGGCGGCCGCATAATCCTGTCGCCCAACGAGTTCTACTACGACCCGGAGCGCCCGTATGTGGATGAGCTCATTCTCGATGTGGTGACCGACGAGGCCGAGCGGCAAATCCTCTTTGATAGCGGCGAGGCCCAGATCATCGAGTACCTGTCGCCAACCGTCGCCCCACAGTACGACCCGGCGGACGTCTACATCTGCACGGTTCACTCCGTTGAACACATCGGACTCAACGTGCTGAGGCCACCATTCGACGATCTGTTGGTACGTCAAGCGGTTGCCTACGCGATCGATTACGACGCCATCGACGCCGCGCTGGGTGAGTACTTCGGCCTCCCGAGCGGGATTCTGTCGCCCAACATCCTCAACTGGGCTCCACCGTCCAAACCGTATTTCAGGCGGGACCTGGATACGGCCAATGATCTCCTGGCACAGTCGTCGGCGGCGGGAGGTACTTCGGCGGAGCTGATTTACGACGCCGGCAACGCTCTGGATACTCTCGTTGTGCAGATCATTCAGGCGAATCTCGCCGAGATCGGCATCGACGTGTCGTTGAGTGCGCTCGAAACCGGTGCGTTCCTGGATCGGGCGTTTTCGATCGACGCCGACATGACGATCTGGAACTACGGAGCTATCTCGCCGAATATCTCCGACCCCATGATCTGGATTTATGCGACCGGGTGGCTGTTCTCCGGGTTCGAGACCGATACATTGTTCGACCAGTTCCTGGCCTACGCAGACGCCGCCACGAATGAGGATATGCAGGCAATCGTCACCGAGATCCAGGACGGTGCCATCGACGAGGCTGCCGCCATCGCCGTGGCAGAAGGTTCCTACCTTCACGCGGTGAATCAGAACCTGACCGGGTTCGCGTCCGCCCCATGGGGCCTGTACTACTACGACACCATCGGGCTCGGCGGCTAGAACGATCAGAGTGGGCGCCGGGGCTACCGCCCGGCGTCCACTCTCAACGGGAAGGTGGATGTGGGGCGGTTTGGCTTCGTAGCCAGAAGGCTGTTGCAGACCATTCCGATGCTGTTCGGCATCGTGCTGGTGGTCTTCCTCGTGCTGCAGATCACTCCGGGCGATCCGGCCCGGCAGATTGCCGGCCTGCGGGCAAGCGAAGCCGACCTCGAGGAGGTTCGCCAGGAACTGGGATTGAACGACCCGATCATCGCTCAGTACGGACGATACGTCGGCAACGTGCTCCAGGGCGACCTGGGCTACTCGTACAAATCACGCAAACCCGTCGCCGATATCATCGGCGACCGTATCTCCGTGACGGTTTGGCTTCTCGCCACCGGCGTCCTGATGACCTTGCTGATCAGCGTCCCACTTGGCGTAGTCGCCGCCCTTCGGAAGGATCGGATTGCGGATCACGCCATACGTGGCTTCGGGTTGCTCGGATTGAGTATGCCGGCGTTCTGGACCGGAGTCATCCTGCTGTTGCTCGTGGCGCTTCCGACCGGGTGGTTCCCGGCGGGCGGATTCGGGGATACCTTTGGTGAGAAACTCCGGGCAATCTTCTTGCCGGCATTGACCCTGGCAATCGGCTCATCGCCGTTCATCATCCGCGGATTGCGCGCCGCCATGATCTCGGTGATGGAATCCGACTACATCTCCACCGCACGATCCGTCGGCGTTTCCGGTGGACGACTGGTCCGCCGTTTCGTGCTCCGCAACGCGGCAGGACCCGGCGTCACGTTGCTGGCGATCGAGATCGGTTACCTCTTGTTCGGCGCCGTCGTGATCGAGACGACCTTCGCGCTGCCGGGTGTCGGCCAGGGTCTGGTGATTGCCGCGCAGGGACGGGACCTACCTTCGGTCCAGGGTTACACGCTGCTGTTCGCTCTGGTTGTCGTCGCGGTCTACCTTCTCTCGGATGTCGTGACCGCGATGCTCGATCCGCGGGTGGAGATCGACACATGACCACTCCCGCCTTCGAAGCAGTCCCCGAGGCTCCGCAGATCGCAGAGGCATCCCTGGCCGAACCGGGAGTGTGGAAGCGCATGCCGAAGAAGGTCTGGGTTGGGTTTGCCATCGTGGCCCTTTATGTGCTCGTTGCTCTTCTAGCCCCCGTGATTGCCCCCTACGATCCTCTAGCCATCGAACCGGTCAACCGGCTCGCCTCGCCTGATACGGCCCATCTCCTGGGTACCGATGAGCTCGGACGGGACATTCTTTCGAGGCTGATCTACGCGGCCCGGGTTGACATTCCGATCGGATTCCTCGGTGCGCTCCTTCCGGCCATTCTGGGCACGATGCTGGGGGCAATCGCCGGGTACTTCGGCCGCTGGGTCGACACGGCCATCATGCGCACAGCCGACGTGGTGCAGGCGTTCCCCGCCTACATCCTCGTGATTGTGCTCGTCTTCGCACTTGGCCAGGGGGCCGGTTCGATCATCCTCGCCTTCACGGTGCTGGCCTGGGTCATCTATGCCCGCATCATCAGGGGGGAAGTGCTGCGCGTGCGTGATCGGGACTATGTGCAGGCCGC
Above is a window of Acidimicrobiia bacterium DNA encoding:
- a CDS encoding ABC transporter substrate-binding protein, whose protein sequence is MRRRTGIIVFVLMALLVAACGDSTDGTEATDDTPTGTTQPGTEPTVAPGDDGGGTLTAVRFESFDGWVLDSAAAYSSYQTHQAVIEPLMRFGSDGQSIEPGLAESWDYDPDGLTITFTLHEGTRFSNGDPVTAEDVAFSLDIWNAGPNFGGSWDAIAGVTGEGREIVMELAYPDNTVMAVLASSISGIMPKDFGGLTEDDYYNNPIGAGAFVVDEWSIGGRIILSPNEFYYDPERPYVDELILDVVTDEAERQILFDSGEAQIIEYLSPTVAPQYDPADVYICTVHSVEHIGLNVLRPPFDDLLVRQAVAYAIDYDAIDAALGEYFGLPSGILSPNILNWAPPSKPYFRRDLDTANDLLAQSSAAGGTSAELIYDAGNALDTLVVQIIQANLAEIGIDVSLSALETGAFLDRAFSIDADMTIWNYGAISPNISDPMIWIYATGWLFSGFETDTLFDQFLAYADAATNEDMQAIVTEIQDGAIDEAAAIAVAEGSYLHAVNQNLTGFASAPWGLYYYDTIGLGG
- a CDS encoding ABC transporter permease — its product is MTTPAFEAVPEAPQIAEASLAEPGVWKRMPKKVWVGFAIVALYVLVALLAPVIAPYDPLAIEPVNRLASPDTAHLLGTDELGRDILSRLIYAARVDIPIGFLGALLPAILGTMLGAIAGYFGRWVDTAIMRTADVVQAFPAYILVIVLVFALGQGAGSIILAFTVLAWVIYARIIRGEVLRVRDRDYVQAARVAGLRKMRILRVHVFPNVINQTLVYLPNDIVFATLALAAFSFLGLGIPPPTPEWGAMIAEGQPFLRTNWWFATVPGLVIVGLGLGLSLIGEGLEEGLRA
- a CDS encoding ABC transporter permease, with the protein product MGRFGFVARRLLQTIPMLFGIVLVVFLVLQITPGDPARQIAGLRASEADLEEVRQELGLNDPIIAQYGRYVGNVLQGDLGYSYKSRKPVADIIGDRISVTVWLLATGVLMTLLISVPLGVVAALRKDRIADHAIRGFGLLGLSMPAFWTGVILLLLVALPTGWFPAGGFGDTFGEKLRAIFLPALTLAIGSSPFIIRGLRAAMISVMESDYISTARSVGVSGGRLVRRFVLRNAAGPGVTLLAIEIGYLLFGAVVIETTFALPGVGQGLVIAAQGRDLPSVQGYTLLFALVVVAVYLLSDVVTAMLDPRVEIDT